The sequence AGACATGTGCTGcagaatacaaatacactatactatactttctgtgttagaaagtatattataagtaaatcacacctattgatagcacacccatacctatccttaaaaggacttttgtgacccttttagctagcatttggtgtctttaacagcctgtccctgctccacacagcaacctctccctacactggcaaaagaccgaatttaaaatggcggccagatcaggtttatttataaggtaggggttatgtccatgtgctgaaacatctcaattggctgtccttaccacctgatgaatgtgtcatgggtcaaagttcttcacaatgtaaaataatatggcgccggcagacatcgctatatgttcgcccgttcagcgaactgcgaacaagcaaagtttgctgcaaaacaACGTCGGGTAaaacgcaaggccatctctactcatgGCACAGTGAAAAATTAAAACCGCCACCGCATGCTGAACCATAGCATCTAGCGCCACTCCCAGCGACCAAAACCCATGTATCCCATATATCGAATCAACTATTATGGAAAGGGGTCATAATAAAGAATATATTTTAGTCGCACATTGTGCTATTTAAAAAAGAAttgtatttttccctttttttatgtttctggttataaaaataaaaactaaaatactaaaataaaaattacataaaaataaagccccatatatgacaaaaaaaaaggtgcaaatatTATTTACAtaaccaaacagaaaaaaaatatatgtttaataCTTGAAAAAAGCGAAAAAACACCTGATTAAGACCATAAGGGCTCTGTGCTGTGCACTGCAAATTGTGGTCACCGAGCATGGGCCAGCTGCATGCTGATCgcgtacccattcacttgaatggggtccgcgatcctatctttttgcggtgcggaggcacagaacagaaccccaggaagcactccgtagtgcttctgtggggttacgTTCTATGTTTCAGTTCCACACCGCATCACCGGATTTGCtgcaatgcacatggccggtgtcccatgtattgcggacctgccgtatgtgGGCTGCAATATGGCAACAGAGGGACAACgaccatgtgaatgagccctaagaaagaCAAATGGCCTGGTCTGGTGGTTAAAGTTGTTAAATTAAAACATAGTCTACAAATGATCCCCTTTTAGTGGGGATTTCTTCTCTGTTTCTGACCTGTCAAAAAGCAGCCCCATTTTGAGAGATTAGTCTGAATCAAATTGCAAAAGATTTTTTCTATTCAAGCTGAATTTGGTCAGTTTAAaaattattcgctcatctctagtcatattgTATGCATCTAATATCTTAAAGCTTatatcacctccatatggccatatacagggcttaggctactttcacactagcgttcgatcggatccgttctgaacggatccgctcataataatgcagacggaggctccgttcagaacggatccgtctgcattatttttagcatataacagctaagtgtgaaaatagcctcgtacggatccgtccagactttcaatgtaaagtcaatgggggacggatccgcctgaagattgagccatattgtggcatcttcaaacggatccgtccccattgacttacattgtaagtctgggcggatccgcacggatccgcacgcctccgcacggccaggcggacacccgaacgctgcaagcagcgttcagctgtccgcctgtccgtgcggaggcgagcggagcggaggctgaacgccgccagactgatgcagtctgagcggatccgctccattcagactgcatcagggctggacggctgcgttcgggtccgctcgtgagctccttcaaacggagctcacgagcggaccgacgaacgctagtgtgaaagtagccttacattgccctatagcacacctatacatgaatgttatgGTACCTTTGTTTTTAAaattgcagaagctggaaaaatgaactttgattgatatgcaaattaggtctctCAAGGAggacgcaagggaataggagggcgggcatatgcagaggctggggcgggggaacaatgaaaaaaggcagggcagcttgggcaccaacacagtgaacccgcctctgggcacttgcgagtgctcatttgcatatcatttaaagtttgtttttccagcttctgcaagtctaaagacaaagacaaaggtaccaaaacattcatgtataggtgtgctatagggaaATGTAAGCATTgtgtatggccatatggaggtgacagactccctttaaacttttATGGTATAACTGAATACATGCTGAAGGTGCTAGTGGTCTACTGGGTGCAAAAACTGTGAACTAGAAAACCATTTTTTTCACAGATCATGACTCACCCCAAGAAATTGTGGTCGGAAATTCCTAAACACTTGTTTAAAGTCAATTGTTCGGGACACCACTGGGGTAGAGTTCTGATGTGAGAGAGCAGAAGTTTCACTTAGTTCTGGAGAGATAGATGGAGTATTACACAGTGGGCATGGAGCTTGTTGAACATTAGGAGGCATAGTTGATTCTTGAGAAGTAGAGGGAAGATTATTTTCAGTTCTTCGTATCCAAATTTCAGTAGTTTGTGGTGTATTCAAGTAGGAATTTTCCTCACTCCATGTTGGTAATCTGTCAATGGTGTCATATGCAGGAGGAGGGGAATAATTATGCTGCTGTTGATTTGTAGGTTGAACTGAATATGAACCTGGATATCCAGAAGGTCTATAGTGAACAAATCCATAGTTATTCAGGTTGACTCCATTGCCTGGTGAGGACATTTGTTGGGTTTACTGCAGCAAAAGAGTGACAATTGTTTGTTAGATGGCATTGTGTATTGTCAAGCAACAGAAAATATATTATTCAACATTAGCATTTATCCAAGGGTCTCCAACCTCTTGCTCTACAACTGTTGCAAAAACTTAACTCGTAGCTAGTGTTGAGCGGgagtgccatattcgatttagtgaatattcgcttgaatattcgtcttatattcgtcgaaatcgaatatttgtcatttttgtaTTTATCGCAATTTATATGCATTTATTCattcgcatattgcgatttttaaGCTTAGAATTTGAAGTTATAAATTCTAACTTCTAATTGCCTTATAACTTAataataaggcaactttcctattctttaatcttggagatctagatttaacacgaatatagcgctatattctatgtCTTTATATTAGCCACtttaggaccacaggtttatacccccctagtgaccaggcccttttttacaaatcggcactttacaactttaacggtttattgctcggtcatgcaacttagaacccaaattaattttacctccttttcttctcacaaatacagctttctttcggtggtatttgattgctgctgagatttttcatttttctgatattaatcaaaatagaccgcaattttctccaaaaaagtgtattttgtAACTTTATCTGGTTAAATTTTTCAAATATAATtaaatttctatacaagtttgggtcagaatttattgtgctacatgtctttgataaaaaataaatccaataagtgtatatttattggtttgcgcaaatgttatagcgtttacaaactatggtacaaaaatgtgaatttccgcatttttaagcagctctgactttctgagcacctgtcatgtttgttgaggtgctagaatgccaggatagtataaataccacccaaatgaccccattttagaaagaagataccccaaagtattcgcggagaggcatggtgagtttatgtatgattttaaaaaaaaatcataagtttgcggaaaatgacactttctgagaaaaaataaataaataaaaagtttcaatttctgctaacttctggcaaaaaaataaaaatctcccacggactcactatgcccctcagtgaataccttggggtgtctactttccgaaatgggttcatttgtggggtgtgtttactgttctagcattttgggtggggctaaattgtgagcaaccctgtaaggCCTAAAGCTACTctttggactttcggcccctttacgcatctaggctgcaaaaaagtgtcacacatgtggtatcgccgtactcagaagaagtagggcaatgtgttttgtggtgtatttttacatatgcccatgctgtgtgagagaaatatctctgtaaattgacaactttgtataatttttttttttttaagttgtcatttacagagctatttctcacacacagtatgggtatatgtaaaaatacaccccaaaacacattagccctacttcttctgagtatggtgataccacatctgtgacacttttttgcagcctaggtgcacaaaggggtccaaattccaatgagtacctttaggatttcacagggcattttttacgcatttggattccaaactacttctcacgctttagggcccctaaaatgccagggcagtataaataccccacaagtgaccccattttggaaagaagacactccaaggtattctgtgaggggcatggcgagttcatagaagattttttattttttttggcacaagtttgcggaaatttatatatatattttttcttacaaagtctcatattccactaacttgtgacaaaaaataacattttgcatgaactcgccatgccactcacggaataccttggggtgtcttctttccaaaatggggtcacttgtggggtatttatactgccctggcattttaggggcccaaaggcgagagaagtagtttggaattcaaatgcgtaaaaatgccctgtgaaatcctaaaggtactcattggaggttgggcccctttgtgcacctaggctgcaaaaaagtgtcacacatgtggtatcgctgtactcagaagaagtagggaaatgtgttttagggtgtatttttacatatacccatgctgggtgagagaaatatctctgtaaattgacaactttgtataaaaaaaactaaaaagttgttatttacagagatatttctcaaacacagaatgggtatatgtaaaaatacaccccaaaacacatttccatacttctactgagtacggcaatagcacatgtgtgacacttttttgcagcctaggtgcacaaaggggccaaaattccaatgagtacctttaggctggtttcacacgggcgttgtgggaaaaggtgcgggtgcgttgcaggaacaggTGcgattttccgcgcgagtgcaaaatattgtaattcgttttgcacgcacgtgagaaaaatcagcatgtttggtacccagatctgtgttctgtagattgtattattttcccttataacatggttataagggaaaataatagcattcttaatacagaatgcagagtaaaatagcgctggaggggttaaaaataaataaaaaataatttaactcaccttaatccacttgatcgtgcagcccggcttctcttctgtcttcttatctgctgtgtgcaggaaaaggacctgcggtgacgtcactcctgtcatcacatggtccgtcacatgatcttttaccatggtgatggatcatgtgatgacccgagtgacgtcaccacaggtccttttcctgcacacagcaaataagaagacagaagagatgcagaGCTGTGTGAGCAagaggattaaggtgagttaaattattttttatttacttttaacccctccagcgctattgtactatgcattctatattcagaatactattattttcccttataaccatgttacaaggaaaaataataatgatcgggtctccatcccgatcatctcctagcaaccgtgtgcgaaaatcgcaccgcatcc comes from Bufo gargarizans isolate SCDJY-AF-19 unplaced genomic scaffold, ASM1485885v1 original_scaffold_2127_pilon, whole genome shotgun sequence and encodes:
- the LOC122923994 gene encoding uncharacterized protein LOC122923994, giving the protein MSSPGNGVNLNNYGFVHYRPSGYPGSYSVQPTNQQQHNYSPPPAYDTIDRLPTWSEENSYLNTPQTTEIWIRRTENNLPSTSQESTMPPNVQQAPCPLCNTPSISPELSETSALSHQNSTPVVSRTIDFKQVFRNFRPQFLGGVLIITSILQISLGILVTVSRFNHGMISLWYGTLFWVPAFHFFAGTMLILSWTNISTASVKCVLCISILSFIASGVGLALNISDLNDLRCFSSGFPFICNKLHKSYEISKKYNPAKLGLL